The following coding sequences lie in one Babylonia areolata isolate BAREFJ2019XMU chromosome 7, ASM4173473v1, whole genome shotgun sequence genomic window:
- the LOC143284006 gene encoding uncharacterized protein LOC143284006 isoform X2, producing MAEAQPQHATASLPEFNVVLFNVHSNDKVAAADRQACLGVVLDSVLSEVGPSDPLFLLCQESINGKKNKIVCDKLGLQPVRRQTEAMVYCRPDPQHVEFRYVDVGTLRKTDDQMGLEAGVPFEVARLMACVLTSGGAEEKKKRTLLISWHGPETKARKNVDLKLACFRRLVRFSERLRAKEACDIVIIGGDFNLPADKAREVMDTFRRTDKIIDGAVLAEYTRPADRKTRPVIDYIVYWPQDQLHNLHTSVIRPDYRRENGSRPFDHPIIRYQFGNKAASQTVAKELPKPVSKQPEE from the coding sequence ATGGCAGAGGCCCAGCCCCAACATGCCACAGCTTCTCTACCAGAATTCAACGTGGTGCTGTTCAACGTGCACAGCAATGACAAAGTGGCAGCAGCCGACCGCCAGGCTTGCCTGGGAGTAGTGCTGGACAGCGTGTTGTCCGAGGTCGGCCCCAGtgaccccctcttcctcctctgccaGGAGTCCATCAACGGCAAGAAGAACAAAATAGTCTGTGACAAGTTGGGACTGCAGCCTGTCAGGCGCCAGACCGAAGCCATGGTGTACTGTCGGCCAGACCCTCAGCACGTGGAGTTCAGATACGTGGATGTCGGCACTCTGCGGAAGACTGACGATCAGATGGGGCTGGAGGCGGGGGTTCCCTTTGAAGTGGCCCGCCTCATGGCCTGTGTGCTGACCTCAGGGGGTgccgaagaaaagaagaagaggacctTGCTGATATCCTGGCATGGGCCTGAGACCAAAGCTAGGAAAAACGTGGACCTCAAGTTGGCCTGTTTTCGCAGGCTTGTTCGCTTCTCAGAGCGGCTGAGAGCGAAGGAAGCATGCGACATTGTCATCATCGGTGGAGACTTCAACCTGCCCGCGGACAAGGCCCGTGAAGTGATGGACACTTTTCGACGGACGGATAAAATAATTGACGGGGCAGTGCTGGCTGAGTACACACGACCCGCAGACCGCAAGACTCGGCCCGTCATCGACTACATCGTGTACTGGCCACAAGACCAGCTCCACAACCTACACACCTCCGTCATCAGACCGGACTACAGACGAGAAAACGGGAGCCGGCCTTTTGACCACCCCATCATCAGATATCAGTTCGGAAACAAGGCGGCTTCCCAGACTGTGGCAAAGGAACTTCCCAAACCAGTTTCCAAACAGCCTGAGGAATGA
- the LOC143284006 gene encoding uncharacterized protein LOC143284006 isoform X1 encodes MAEGSRPTLDLTIVMFDSSSAREKTGKTPRKNKAESSDADNKSNTDTPKSKTPKTPKKKKDEDEAEGANNKLNTDTPKLEAPETPKKGKDETTDGDNKSNTDSDTPNTPTPQAATPNTATPKSATPKRIVDQGKRREIVTDVLNKLKQENTPNLFVLMQNEITGPLRAEITEQCIPLQEPDYTKVGYNKEAEIYNFSAFPSYDMKYLDKSSLKQVYTLMQSDHDTPDVLHRLRACTITELSTNAKTLLVSWHGPYNIDDGQKIGYFRTLIHLLEGVKWREKCSTVIAGGNFNLFDRILQQILEKETGTIGEVHYNYDLPPGRARNPDQIVCWPAKKLFGEKGYPQLIQPEKVDGEDPFRHPIIKFRFAWEDRTETELTLLKDIKREVAQLKVQQEAYQQDMEEKDQEIKELRELVAQMETR; translated from the exons ATGGCAGAGGGTTCAAGACCGACCCTTGACCTCACCATCGTGATGTTTGACAGTAGTTCTGCAAGAGAGAAGACTGGAAAAACACCCAGAAAGAACAAGGCTGAATCATCAGATGCTGACAACAAATCAAACACTGATACACCAAAATCAAAGACGCCTAAaactccaaaaaagaaaaaggatgaagATGAAGCAGAAGGTGCTAATAACAAATTAAATACTGATACACCCAAATTGGAGGCGCCTGAAACACCAAAAAAGGGAAAGGATGAAACAACAGATGGTGACAACAAATcaaatactgatagtgatactccAAATACTCCTACACCGCAAGCTGCAACACCAAATACTGCAACGCCAAAGTCAGCAACACCAAAAAGGATTGTTGATCAAGGAAAACGCCGGGAAATTGTGACCGATGTTTTGAACAAATTGAAGCAGGAAAATACGCCTAATCTGTTCGTTCTGATGCAAAACGAGATAACTGGACCACTGCGTGCCGAAATCACAGAGCAATGCATTCCTCTGCAAGAGCCTGATTACACAAAGGTAGGGTACAACAAAGAGGCAGAGATATACAACTTCTCTGCCTTTCCCTCCTACGACATGAAATATCTTGACAAATCTTCCCTCAAACAAGTCTACACTTTGATGCAAAGTGACCACGACACCCCAGATGTTCTACATCGCTTAAGGGCATGTACAATAACAGAACTGAGTACAAATGCAAAAACACTGTTGGTATCATGGCATGGACCGTACAACATTGATGATGGGCAGAAGATTGGTTACTTTAGGACTCTCATTCACCTCCTGGAAGGTGTCAAATGGAGAGAGAAATGTTCGACTGTCATAGCTGGTGGCAACTTCAATCTGTTTGACAGAATTCTTCAGCAGATTTTAGAGAAGGAGACGGGGACAATAGGGGAAGTACATTACAACTATGATCTCCCTCCTGGCAGAGCCAGGAATCCTGATCAAATTGTTTGCTGGCCAGCAAAGAAGCTGTTTGGAGAGAAGGGATACCCACAGCTGATTCAGCCTGAAAAGGTTGACGGAGAGGACCCATTCCGGCATCCGATCATCAAGTTCAGGTTTGCCTGG GAGGATCGCACTGAGACAGAACTAACACTGCTCAAAGACATCAAGAGAGAGGTAGCACAGCTCAAAGTACAGCAG GAGGCCTACCAACAGGACATGGAGGAAAAAGACCAAGAGATAAAGGAGCTGAGAGAACTTGTGGCGCAGATGGAGACTCGGTAA